One stretch of Glycine soja cultivar W05 chromosome 7, ASM419377v2, whole genome shotgun sequence DNA includes these proteins:
- the LOC114419383 gene encoding serine/threonine-protein kinase SRK2E-like isoform X2: protein MDRSAMTVGPGMDMPIMHDSDKYELVRDIGSGNFGVARLMRDKHTEELVAVKYIERGDKIDENVRREIINHRSLRHPNIVRFKEIILTPTHLAIVMEYASGGELFERICNAGRFSEDEARFFFQQLISGVSYCHAMQVCHRDLKLENTLLDGSPAPRLKICDFGYSKSSVLHSQPKSTVGTPAYIAPEVLLKKEYDGKIADVWSCGVTLYVMLVGAYPFEDPEEPKNFRKTIHRILKVQYSIPDYVHISSECRHLISRIFVADPAQRISIPEIRNHEWFLKNLPADLMVENTMNRQFEEPDQPMQSIEEIMQIISEATIPAAGTQSLNQYLTGSLDIDDDDMDEDLETDPDLDIDSSGEIVYAI from the exons ATGGATCGTTCTGCTATGACTGTTGGGCCAGGAATGGATATGCCGATCATGCATGACAGTGACAAGTATGAGCTGGTCCGTGATATTGGGTCTGGGAATTTTGGGGTGGCAAGGCTCATGAGAGACAAGCACACTGAGGAGCTTGTTGCTGTCAAGTATATTGAGAGAGGTGACAAG ATAGATGAAAATGTACGAAGGGAAATTATAAATCACCGATCACTGAGGCATCCCAATATTGTCAGGTTCAAGGAG ATCATATTAACCCCTACACATTTGGCTATTGTGATGGAGTACGCTTCTGGGGGAGAGTTATTTGAGCGGATATGCAATGCAGGACGGTTTAGTGAAGATGAG GCACGCTTCTTCTTCCAACAACTTATATCAGGGGTTAGCTACTGTCATGCAATG CAAGTATGCCATCGTGACTTGAAGTTGGAGAACACATTGTTGGATGGTAGTCCAGCTCCTCGTTTGAAGATTTGTGATTTTGGGTATTCAAAG TCCTCCGTGCTACATTCACAACCTAAATCTACAGTCGGTACCCCTGCATACATTGCTCCTGAAGTTTTGCTTAAGAAGGAATATGACGGCAAG ATTGCAGATGTGTGGTCTTGTGGGGTGACCTTATATGTCATGTTGGTGGGTGCATATCCTTTTGAGGATCCAGAGGAACCTAAAAATTTCCGGAAGACAATTCAT AGGATTTTGAAAGTCCAGTACTCAATTCCTGATTATGTTCATATATCTTCTGAGTGCCGTCATCTAATCTCTAGGATCTTTGTGGCAGACCCTGCACag AGAATAAGTATTCCCGAGATTCGAAACCACGAATGGTTTTTGAAGAACCTGCCGGCCGATCTCATGGTTGAGAACACGATGAACAGGCAATTTGAGGAGCCTGATCAACCAATGCAGAGCATTGAAGAAATCATGCAGATAATCAGTGAGGCTACAATTCCTGCAGCCGGAACTCAGTCTCTCAACCAGTATCTTACTGGTAGCTTGGACATTGATGACGACGACATGGACGAGGACCTAGAGACCGATCCCGACCTCGACATTGATAGCAGTGGAGAAATAGTTTATGCAATATGA
- the LOC114419383 gene encoding serine/threonine-protein kinase SRK2E-like isoform X1, with protein MDRSAMTVGPGMDMPIMHDSDKYELVRDIGSGNFGVARLMRDKHTEELVAVKYIERGDKIDENVRREIINHRSLRHPNIVRFKEVCSLNSIILTPTHLAIVMEYASGGELFERICNAGRFSEDEARFFFQQLISGVSYCHAMQVCHRDLKLENTLLDGSPAPRLKICDFGYSKSSVLHSQPKSTVGTPAYIAPEVLLKKEYDGKIADVWSCGVTLYVMLVGAYPFEDPEEPKNFRKTIHRILKVQYSIPDYVHISSECRHLISRIFVADPAQRISIPEIRNHEWFLKNLPADLMVENTMNRQFEEPDQPMQSIEEIMQIISEATIPAAGTQSLNQYLTGSLDIDDDDMDEDLETDPDLDIDSSGEIVYAI; from the exons ATGGATCGTTCTGCTATGACTGTTGGGCCAGGAATGGATATGCCGATCATGCATGACAGTGACAAGTATGAGCTGGTCCGTGATATTGGGTCTGGGAATTTTGGGGTGGCAAGGCTCATGAGAGACAAGCACACTGAGGAGCTTGTTGCTGTCAAGTATATTGAGAGAGGTGACAAG ATAGATGAAAATGTACGAAGGGAAATTATAAATCACCGATCACTGAGGCATCCCAATATTGTCAGGTTCAAGGAGGTTTGTTCTCTGAACTCT ATCATATTAACCCCTACACATTTGGCTATTGTGATGGAGTACGCTTCTGGGGGAGAGTTATTTGAGCGGATATGCAATGCAGGACGGTTTAGTGAAGATGAG GCACGCTTCTTCTTCCAACAACTTATATCAGGGGTTAGCTACTGTCATGCAATG CAAGTATGCCATCGTGACTTGAAGTTGGAGAACACATTGTTGGATGGTAGTCCAGCTCCTCGTTTGAAGATTTGTGATTTTGGGTATTCAAAG TCCTCCGTGCTACATTCACAACCTAAATCTACAGTCGGTACCCCTGCATACATTGCTCCTGAAGTTTTGCTTAAGAAGGAATATGACGGCAAG ATTGCAGATGTGTGGTCTTGTGGGGTGACCTTATATGTCATGTTGGTGGGTGCATATCCTTTTGAGGATCCAGAGGAACCTAAAAATTTCCGGAAGACAATTCAT AGGATTTTGAAAGTCCAGTACTCAATTCCTGATTATGTTCATATATCTTCTGAGTGCCGTCATCTAATCTCTAGGATCTTTGTGGCAGACCCTGCACag AGAATAAGTATTCCCGAGATTCGAAACCACGAATGGTTTTTGAAGAACCTGCCGGCCGATCTCATGGTTGAGAACACGATGAACAGGCAATTTGAGGAGCCTGATCAACCAATGCAGAGCATTGAAGAAATCATGCAGATAATCAGTGAGGCTACAATTCCTGCAGCCGGAACTCAGTCTCTCAACCAGTATCTTACTGGTAGCTTGGACATTGATGACGACGACATGGACGAGGACCTAGAGACCGATCCCGACCTCGACATTGATAGCAGTGGAGAAATAGTTTATGCAATATGA
- the LOC114419386 gene encoding pentatricopeptide repeat-containing protein At2g15820, chloroplastic-like, with translation MVGRFVTRHDLLLPLPLTTLSPNPNPPTMRSSSTLLHSLALSLSHLHHPFLSAPPLFPRLAVTVPEREVLRSAEAEARGLRGPEVEVGELSAVPEEWRRARVAWLCKELPAHKAGTLVRILNAQKKWMWQEDATYVLVHCLRVRENETAFKVYKWMMQRNWYRFDFALATKLADYMGKEGKFSKCREVFDDIINQGRVPSESTFHILVVAYLSAPVQGCLDEACSIYNRMIQLGGYQPRLSIHNSVFKALVSNPGILSKNYLKQAEFIYHHLVTTGLDVHKEIYGGLIWLHSYQDSIDKERIAELREAMLRAGFEEDREVLLSILRACAREGEVEEAEKSWVKLLEFENDPPALAFVYKMEVYSKVGMPMKSLDIFREMQSKLGRTDVAAYNQIIEILCKAQESELAESIMADFVKSDLKPLTPSYVYLLSMYFNLELHDKLEESFYKCLEKCRPNCAIYSIYLNSLVKIGNIDKAEDIFNQMNHDATIGVNARSCNIILSGYLSSGKHLKAEKVYDFMCLKKYEIESSLMEQLDYILSLKRKVVKRPISMKLSKEQREIMIGLLLGGLRIDSDDRRRNHIIRFDFDGNSGSHYVLKSHIYHLFFEWLHPTCKPGDNSENIPDKFCTIASSHFGFYADQFWSKGEPSIPKLVHRWLSPCVLAYWYMYGGHRNSSGDILLKVKGSREGVENIVRKFKGMSMDCKVKRKGRVFWIGILGSNSTWFWKLVEPYVIENKDFAEAGDETKEQDAKETEDINFNSDSDE, from the exons ATGGTGGGGAGGTTTGTGACACGTCACGaccttcttcttccacttccaCTAACTACTCTTTCCCCAAACCCTAATCCTCCAACCATGCGCTCTTCCTCCACCCTCCTCCACTCtctcgctctctctctctcccatcTCCACCACCCCTTCCTCTCCGCTCCTCCGCTCTTCCCGCGCCTCGCCGTGACGGTGCCGGAAAGGGAGGTTCTCAGGTCGGCGGAGGCGGAGGCGAGGGGGCTGCGGGGGCCGGAGGTGGAGGTGGGGGAGCTGAGCGCGGTTCCGGAAGAGTGGCGGAGGGCGAGGGTGGCGTGGCTCTGCAAGGAGCTGCCCGCGCACAAGGCGGGGACTCTGGTGAGGATACTGAACGCGCAGAAGAAGTGGATGTGGCAGGAGGACGCCACCTACGTCCTTGTCCACTGCCTCCGCGTTCGCGAAAACGAAACCGCATTCAAG GTATACAAGTGGATGATGCAACGTAATTGGTATCGATTTGATTTTGCTCTTGCTACCAAGCTAGCAGATTACATGGGTAAAGAGGGAAAGTTTTCAAAGTGCCGTGAGGTAtttgatgatattattaatCAAGGCCGTGTTCCTAGTGAGTCAACCTTCCATATATTAGTTGTTGCTTATCTCAGTGCTCCTGTTCAAGGTTGTTTGGATGAAGCATGCAGCATTTACAATCGGATGATTCAGTTGGGTGGTTACCAACCCCGTCTTAGCATACATAATTCCGTCTTCAAAGCTCTTGTAAGCAATCCGGGGATCTTGTCAAAGAATTACCTTAAGCAAGCTGAGTTTATATATCATCATTTGGTTACAACTGGACTTGATGTGCATAAAGAAATTTATGGGGGCCTAATTTGGCTGCATAGCTATCAGGATTCCATAGATAAAGAAAGGATAGCAGAATTGAGGGAAGCAATGCTCCGTGCTGGATTTGAGGAGGATAGAGAGGTGCTATTATCAATCTTGAGGGCTTGTGCAAGGGAAGGGGAGGTGGAGGAAGCAGAAAAGAGTTGGGTCAAACTTCTCGAGTTTGAAAATGACCCCCCAGCTCTggcttttgtgtataaaatggAAGTCTACTCAAAGGTTGGCATGCCGATGAAGTCATTGGATATATTCAGGGAAATGCAGTCAAAACTAGGTAGAACAGATGTTGCAgcatataatcaaataatagaGATACTATGCAAAGCACAAGAATCAGAATTGGCCGAATCAATCATGGCAGATTTTGTCAAGAGTGATCTGAAGCCCCTTACGCCATCGTATGTTTATTTACTAAGCATGTACTTCAATTTGGAATTACATGACAAACTGGAAGAGTCATTCTACAAGTGCTTGGAGAAATGTCGTCCTAATTGTGCTATATACAGTATATATCTGAATTCTTTGGTGAAAATAGGTAATATTGACAAGGCCGAGGATATAtttaaccaaatgaatcatgaTGCGACCATCGGTGTTAATGCTCGATCATGTAACATCATCTTAAGTGGATACCTGTCTTCAGGAAAACACTTAAAGGCAGAGAAGGTCTATGACTTTATGTGTCTAAAAAAGTATGAAATTGAATCCTCATTAATGGAACAGCTTGACTATATCCTGAGCTTGAAAAGGAAAGTTGTTAAAAGACCAATAAGCATGAAGTTAAGCAAAGAGCAAAGAGAAatcatgattgggttgcttttAGGTGGTTTGCGAATTGATTCTGATGACCGAAGGAGGAATCACATTATTCGTTTTGATTTTGATGGCAATTCCGGCAGCCATTATGTCCTGAAGAGTCATATATATCACCTGTTTTTTGAGTGGCTGCATCCTACTTGTAAGCCAGGTGACAATAGTGAAAACATACCGGATAAGTTTTGCACCATTGCAAGCTCTCATTTTGGCTTTTATGCAGATCAGTTTTGGTCAAAAGGTGAACCTAGTATTCCAAAACTAGTCCATAGGTGGTTGTCACCATGTGTTCTTGCATACTGGTACATGTATGGTGGCCATCGAAATTCATCAGGGGATATTTTGCTGAAAGTAAAGGGAAGTCGTGAGGGTGTTGAGAACATTGTCAGAAAATTTAAAGGCATGTCCATGGATTGTAAAGTCAAGAGGAAAGGAAGGGTTTTTTGGATTGGTATTCTGGGAAGCAATTCAACTTGGTTCTGGAAATTGGTTGAGCCATATGTCatagaaaataaagattttgctGAAGCAGGTGATGAGACAAAGGAGCAGGATGCAAAGGAAACTGAAGATATTAACTTCAATAGTGATTCAGATGAATGA